A genomic window from Triticum urartu cultivar G1812 chromosome 7, Tu2.1, whole genome shotgun sequence includes:
- the LOC125517988 gene encoding E3 ubiquitin-protein ligase RNF181-like, with protein sequence MASNAMDMAEDLPQVEEGLPDVLVAYVAVHGPLIRQSTLDYLLELGTAVNAADIAALVGVAGDVDPALAAAVDKALKTVDALSDDDGLNCPICLEDDIEAWKLTPCGHRFHGRCVERWLHAKGSCPMCRHQVVTIPAADDESYVYISLSTEHGQDVSDSGAMEIDAAS encoded by the coding sequence ATGGCGTCGAATGCCATGGACATGGCCGAAGACCTCCCACAAGTAGAAGAAGGTCTCCCGGACGTTCTAGTCGCATACGTCGCCGTGCACGGCCCACTTATCCGCCAAAGCACTCTCGACTACCTACTAGAGCTAGGCACCGCGGTGAACGCGGCCGACATCGCCGCACTCGTCGGCGTCGCGGGCGACGTCGACCCAGcgttggcggcggcggtggacaaGGCGCTGAAGACGGTGGACGCGCTGTCAGACGATGACGGCCTCAACTGCCCGATCTGCTTGGAGGACGACATAGAGGCGTGGAAGTTGACGCCGTGCGGGCACCGGTTCCACGGGCGGTGCGTGGAGAGGTGGCTGCATGCCAAGGGGAGCTGCCCCATGTGCCGGCACCAGGTGGTGACGATTCCTGCCGCTGATGATGAGTCGTACGTATACATATCTCTCTCGACGGAACATGGCCAGGATGTTAGCGACTCCGGCGCCATGGAAATCGATGCTGCTTCTTAG